From a single Bacillus pseudomycoides DSM 12442 genomic region:
- a CDS encoding immune inhibitor A, translated as MKRKTPFKVFSSLAITTMLGCTFALGTSVAYAETTSQSKGSISTTPIDNNLIQEERLAEALKERGTIDRSASKEETQKAVEHYIEKKKGDQPNKEILPGDPAKEASDFVKKVKEKKMEEKEKVKESVENASPEQTPSQNKKQLNGKVPTSPAKQAPYNGTVRTDKVLVLLVEFSDYKHNNIEQSPGYMYANDFSREHYQKMLFGNEPFTLFNGSKVKTFKQYYEEQSGGSYTTDGYVTEWLTVPGKAADYGADGKTGHDNKGPKGARDLVKEALKAAAEKGLDLSQFDQFDRYDTNGDGNQNEPDGVIDHLMVIHAGVGQEAGGGKLGDDAIWSHRSKLAQDPVAIEGTKSKVSYWDGKVAAHDYTIEPEDGAVGVFAHEFGHDLGLPDEYDTNYTGTGSPVESWSLMSGGSWTGKIAGTEPTSFSPQNKDFLQKNMGGNWAKIVEVDYDKIKRGVGFPTYIDQSVTKSNRPGLVRVNLPEKSVETIKTGFGKHAYYSTRGDDMHTTLETPLFDLTKAANAKFDYKVNYELEAECDFIEIHAVTEDGTKTLIDKLGNKVVKGDKDTTEGKWIDKSYDLSQFKGKKVKLQFDYITDPAVAYKGFAMDNVNVTVDGKVVFSDDAEGQAKMKLDGFVVSDGTEKKPHYYYLEWRNYAGSDEGLKVARGPAYNTGLVVWYADDSFKDNWTGQHPGEGFLGVVDSHPETFVGNLNGKPVYGNTGLQIADAAFSLDQTPAWNVNSFTRGQFNYPGLPGVATFDDSKVYSNTQIPDAGRKVPQLGLKFQVVGQADDKSAGAIWIRR; from the coding sequence ATGAAAAGAAAAACACCGTTTAAAGTTTTTTCATCTTTGGCAATCACGACAATGCTTGGTTGCACATTTGCACTTGGTACATCAGTAGCTTATGCGGAAACAACATCTCAGTCAAAAGGAAGTATTTCAACAACTCCAATTGATAACAATTTAATTCAAGAAGAGCGCTTGGCTGAAGCTTTAAAAGAACGTGGAACGATTGATCGATCAGCATCAAAAGAAGAGACACAAAAGGCTGTAGAGCACTATATTGAAAAAAAGAAGGGTGATCAGCCAAATAAAGAAATTCTTCCGGGTGACCCTGCTAAAGAGGCATCTGATTTTGTGAAAAAAGTAAAAGAAAAAAAGATGGAAGAAAAAGAAAAAGTGAAGGAGTCTGTAGAAAATGCTAGCCCAGAGCAAACGCCTTCACAAAATAAAAAACAGTTAAATGGAAAAGTACCAACTTCTCCAGCAAAGCAGGCTCCATATAACGGAACTGTACGTACAGATAAAGTACTTGTACTACTTGTAGAGTTTAGTGATTATAAACATAATAATATTGAGCAAAGCCCTGGTTATATGTATGCGAACGACTTTAGTAGAGAGCATTATCAAAAAATGTTATTCGGTAATGAACCATTCACGTTATTCAATGGTTCAAAAGTAAAAACATTTAAACAATATTATGAAGAGCAATCTGGTGGTAGTTATACGACAGATGGTTATGTGACAGAATGGTTGACTGTTCCTGGGAAAGCAGCAGATTACGGAGCAGATGGTAAAACTGGTCATGATAATAAAGGGCCTAAAGGGGCACGTGACCTTGTGAAAGAAGCATTAAAAGCAGCAGCAGAGAAAGGATTAGATTTATCTCAATTTGACCAGTTTGATCGTTATGATACAAATGGTGATGGAAATCAAAATGAACCAGACGGTGTAATTGATCATTTAATGGTCATTCATGCTGGGGTTGGTCAAGAAGCTGGTGGAGGTAAATTAGGTGATGATGCGATTTGGTCACATCGTTCTAAATTAGCACAAGATCCAGTTGCAATTGAAGGAACAAAGTCAAAAGTTTCGTATTGGGATGGAAAAGTTGCTGCACATGATTACACAATTGAGCCTGAGGATGGTGCAGTTGGCGTATTCGCTCATGAATTTGGTCATGATCTTGGTTTACCAGATGAATATGATACGAATTATACTGGAACTGGATCACCTGTAGAATCATGGTCATTAATGAGTGGTGGTAGCTGGACAGGAAAAATCGCAGGAACAGAGCCAACAAGTTTTTCACCGCAAAATAAAGATTTCTTACAAAAAAATATGGGCGGAAACTGGGCGAAAATTGTAGAAGTAGATTACGATAAAATAAAACGTGGAGTAGGTTTCCCTACATATATTGATCAAAGTGTTACAAAATCCAATCGTCCAGGTCTTGTACGTGTAAATTTACCTGAGAAAAGTGTTGAAACAATTAAAACTGGATTTGGCAAGCATGCATACTACAGTACAAGAGGCGATGATATGCATACAACATTAGAAACACCTTTGTTTGATTTAACGAAAGCAGCTAACGCGAAATTTGATTATAAAGTAAACTATGAACTTGAAGCAGAATGTGATTTTATTGAAATACATGCGGTGACAGAAGATGGAACAAAAACATTAATCGATAAACTAGGCAATAAAGTAGTAAAAGGTGATAAAGATACGACAGAAGGAAAATGGATTGATAAATCATATGATTTAAGTCAATTTAAAGGGAAGAAAGTGAAATTGCAATTTGATTATATTACAGATCCTGCTGTAGCATATAAAGGATTTGCAATGGATAATGTGAACGTAACAGTCGATGGAAAAGTAGTATTTTCAGATGATGCAGAAGGACAAGCGAAAATGAAGTTAGATGGTTTTGTCGTTTCTGATGGAACAGAAAAGAAACCACATTATTATTATTTAGAGTGGAGAAACTATGCTGGATCAGATGAAGGGTTAAAAGTAGCGAGAGGTCCAGCATATAATACTGGTCTTGTTGTTTGGTATGCAGATGATAGTTTTAAAGATAACTGGACTGGTCAACATCCTGGTGAAGGCTTCCTTGGTGTTGTTGATTCTCACCCGGAGACATTTGTTGGAAATTTAAATGGAAAACCAGTATACGGTAATACAGGGTTGCAAATTGCAGATGCTGCATTTTCACTTGATCAAACACCGGCGTGGAATGTAAATTCATTTACACGTGGACAATTTAATTACCCAGGCTTACCAGGTGTTGCAACATTTGATGATTCTAAAGTATACAGTAACACTCAAATTCCTGATGCGGGACGAAAAGTGCCGCAATTAGGGCTGAAATTCCAAGTTGTTGGGCAAGCTGATGATAAGTCGGCAGGAGCTATTTGGATTCGTCGTTAA
- a CDS encoding N-acetylmuramoyl-L-alanine amidase family protein, with amino-acid sequence MTALKKLSAFVKSSIVLLCVACMYFAIPTAHASAETVKIYLDPGHGGTDTGAVGNGLREKDLTLDIALRIRNILNAEYTGHKIKMSRTSDVYPTLTQRTTDANNWGANFFLSVHINSGGGSGYEDYSYPNAGAPTTTYQNIIHQEIMKTTDLDDRGIKTNNFHVLRETNMPAVLTENGFIDRAEDAQKLGNATFREQLARGHVNGLVKAFGLQKKTFLIRVKTEELYYYNQPDWNAKAGTVKKGDVFTVVATVTVNGSKMYKLKSGSYITANPSYIEVLQ; translated from the coding sequence TTGACAGCATTGAAAAAATTATCAGCTTTTGTGAAAAGTAGTATTGTTTTATTATGTGTAGCATGTATGTATTTTGCTATACCAACTGCACATGCAAGTGCGGAGACAGTTAAGATTTATCTTGATCCAGGTCATGGGGGAACAGATACAGGAGCGGTTGGAAATGGTTTGCGAGAAAAGGATTTAACATTAGATATCGCATTACGTATTCGTAACATTTTAAATGCAGAGTATACAGGTCATAAAATTAAAATGAGTCGTACAAGTGATGTATATCCTACGCTAACACAGCGAACAACTGATGCAAATAATTGGGGAGCAAATTTCTTCTTATCTGTACATATTAACAGTGGTGGTGGCTCTGGTTATGAAGATTATAGTTATCCAAATGCAGGAGCACCAACTACGACTTACCAGAATATAATTCATCAGGAAATTATGAAAACAACGGACCTTGATGATAGAGGGATCAAAACAAATAATTTCCATGTGTTAAGAGAAACGAATATGCCAGCAGTATTAACTGAAAATGGGTTTATTGATCGAGCAGAAGATGCTCAAAAATTAGGTAATGCAACATTTAGAGAACAACTTGCAAGAGGGCATGTAAATGGTTTAGTAAAGGCATTTGGATTACAGAAGAAAACATTCTTAATTCGTGTGAAAACAGAAGAATTATATTATTATAATCAACCTGATTGGAATGCAAAGGCTGGTACTGTGAAAAAAGGTGATGTATTCACTGTTGTGGCAACGGTAACTGTAAATGGTTCAAAAATGTATAAGCTAAAATCAGGAAGCTATATAACTGCTAATCCTTCATATATTGAGGTTTTACAATAA
- a CDS encoding MFS transporter translates to MKYFIYFIVIVAFLDTFSQLPIMSTYAQSLGGTPLIIGLVVGMYSFANMIGNIIAGASVDKFGAKKVLYMSMGITSLIVLLYTVVQSGEQLLIVRFLHGFSDGFLIPAAFTFLSKQTKSTKQGKAMALSGAAVGTAAIVGPAFSGIMKATAGVEWVFVTISILMVFGTIVSLFLLPTNVTRKDTSRTQMMNKEDMIGLLKSEPLLQAYIGAFTLMFSQGIVTYMLPVKVEALALKASTTGMMLSVFGITAILFFLLPTNRIYDRFDRSKMMLIGIAVMALALSLLGIFTTKGMLFVVMMIYGIGFAILFPSINALLVENTTEDKRGKAFGLFYAFFSLGVVAGSFTVGAIGASPSVSFVIGTAFLLTFAGMIYFRGKIKETMMN, encoded by the coding sequence TTGAAATATTTCATTTATTTTATTGTTATCGTAGCGTTTTTAGATACATTTTCACAATTACCAATTATGAGTACTTACGCGCAAAGCCTCGGGGGAACTCCTCTTATTATCGGTCTCGTTGTAGGTATGTACTCGTTTGCCAATATGATTGGCAATATTATCGCAGGTGCATCTGTTGATAAATTTGGCGCAAAGAAAGTACTCTATATGAGTATGGGAATTACGAGTCTCATAGTGTTATTGTATACTGTTGTTCAAAGCGGCGAGCAATTACTCATCGTTCGCTTTTTACACGGATTTAGTGATGGCTTCTTAATCCCTGCAGCCTTTACTTTCCTATCTAAACAAACGAAATCTACAAAACAAGGAAAAGCAATGGCACTATCTGGTGCCGCTGTCGGAACAGCAGCTATCGTTGGCCCTGCTTTCAGTGGAATTATGAAAGCAACCGCAGGTGTAGAGTGGGTCTTTGTTACGATTTCTATCTTAATGGTATTCGGAACAATCGTATCCCTGTTCTTATTACCAACCAATGTGACTAGAAAAGACACATCACGGACGCAAATGATGAACAAAGAAGATATGATAGGATTACTAAAATCCGAACCATTATTACAAGCATATATTGGTGCTTTTACATTAATGTTTTCACAAGGAATCGTCACATATATGTTACCGGTAAAAGTAGAAGCACTAGCACTCAAAGCATCTACAACAGGCATGATGCTAAGTGTATTTGGGATTACTGCCATCCTCTTCTTCTTACTGCCAACAAATCGTATTTATGATCGCTTTGACCGTTCAAAAATGATGCTAATTGGTATTGCAGTCATGGCACTTGCCTTATCATTACTTGGCATATTTACAACAAAAGGTATGCTCTTTGTTGTTATGATGATTTACGGAATTGGATTCGCCATCCTCTTCCCATCTATTAATGCTTTACTCGTTGAAAATACAACTGAAGATAAACGCGGGAAGGCATTCGGATTATTTTACGCATTCTTCTCATTAGGTGTTGTCGCTGGATCCTTTACAGTTGGAGCAATCGGGGCATCACCGAGCGTAAGCTTTGTAATTGGAACAGCATTCTTACTCACATTTGCTGGAATGATTTATTTCAGAGGAAAAATAAAAGAGACAATGATGAATTAG
- the bdhA gene encoding (R,R)-butanediol dehydrogenase yields the protein MKALLWHNQRDVRVEEVPEPTVRSGAVKIKVKWCGICGTDLHEYLAGPIFIPTEEHPLTHVKAPVILGHEFSGEVVEIGEGVTNHKVGDRVVVEPIYSCGKCEACKHGHYNVCEQLVFHGLGGDGGGFSEYTVVPADMVHHIPDEMTYEQGALVEPAAVAVHAVRQSKLKEGEAVAVFGCGPIGLLVIQAAKAAGATPVIAVELSKERQELAKLAGADYVLNPAEQDVVAEIRNLTNGLGVNVSFEVTGVEVVLRQAIESTSFEGQTVIVSVWEKDATITPNNLVLKEKEVVGILGYRHIFPSVIKLISSGQIQAEKLITKKITVDQVVEEGFEALVKDKKQVKILVSPK from the coding sequence ATGAAAGCATTACTTTGGCATAATCAACGTGATGTAAGAGTAGAAGAAGTTCCAGAACCAACTGTACGATCAGGAGCAGTGAAGATCAAAGTTAAATGGTGTGGTATTTGTGGAACAGATTTACATGAATATTTAGCAGGACCTATTTTTATTCCAACAGAAGAACATCCACTAACACACGTGAAAGCACCTGTTATTTTAGGTCACGAGTTTAGTGGTGAAGTTGTTGAAATCGGTGAAGGTGTTACGAATCATAAAGTAGGGGACCGCGTTGTTGTAGAACCTATTTATTCTTGTGGTAAATGTGAAGCTTGTAAACATGGTCATTATAACGTTTGTGAACAACTTGTTTTCCACGGTCTTGGTGGAGATGGCGGTGGCTTCTCTGAATATACTGTAGTACCAGCAGATATGGTTCACCATATCCCAGATGAAATGACTTATGAACAAGGTGCACTTGTAGAACCAGCAGCGGTTGCAGTTCATGCAGTGCGGCAAAGTAAGTTAAAAGAAGGCGAAGCTGTAGCTGTATTTGGCTGTGGACCAATCGGACTTCTTGTTATCCAAGCTGCTAAAGCTGCAGGTGCAACACCTGTTATCGCAGTTGAACTTTCTAAAGAACGTCAAGAGTTAGCAAAATTAGCAGGTGCTGATTACGTATTAAATCCAGCAGAGCAAGATGTGGTAGCAGAAATCCGTAACTTAACAAACGGTTTAGGCGTAAATGTTAGCTTCGAAGTAACAGGAGTTGAAGTTGTACTTCGTCAAGCAATTGAAAGCACAAGCTTTGAAGGACAAACTGTAATCGTCAGTGTCTGGGAAAAAGATGCGACAATTACTCCAAACAACTTAGTATTAAAAGAAAAAGAAGTTGTAGGTATTCTTGGATACCGTCACATCTTCCCATCTGTTATTAAATTAATTAGCTCTGGTCAAATTCAAGCAGAGAAATTAATTACGAAAAAAATTACAGTGGATCAAGTTGTAGAAGAAGGATTTGAAGCGCTTGTAAAAGATAAAAAACAAGTGAAAATTCTTGTTTCACCTAAATAA
- a CDS encoding potassium channel family protein, producing MVSFLLTLKRMLKACSRAWKDKEFQVLFVLTIITLLSGTIFYSTVEGLRTIDALYFSVVTLTTVGYGDFSPQTDFGKIFTIFYIFIGIGLVFGFIHKLAVNVQLSSILSGRKKK from the coding sequence ATGGTTTCATTTTTACTAACTTTGAAACGAATGCTAAAAGCTTGTTCAAGAGCGTGGAAAGATAAAGAATTTCAAGTGTTATTTGTATTAACGATTATAACGTTACTATCAGGGACTATTTTTTACAGTACGGTAGAAGGATTACGCACGATTGATGCATTATATTTTAGCGTTGTTACATTAACGACAGTTGGCTATGGAGATTTTAGCCCGCAAACAGACTTTGGAAAAATCTTTACGATTTTCTATATTTTCATTGGAATTGGTTTAGTGTTTGGATTTATTCATAAGCTAGCAGTAAATGTTCAATTATCAAGTATATTATCAGGGCGAAAGAAAAAATAG
- the cerA gene encoding phospholipase CerA: protein MKKKVLALAAAITLVAPLQSVAFAHENEGGNKVRVIQYWSAEDKHAEGVNSHLWIVNRAIDIMSRNTTVVKQDQVAVLNEWRTELENGIYAADYENPYYDNSTFASHFYEPDTGKTYIPFAKQAKETGAKYFKLAGEAYQKQDMKQAFFYLGLSLHYLGDVNQPMHAANFTNLSYPQGFHSKYENFVDTIKNNYKVADGNGYWNWKGVNPEDWIHGAAVAAKQDYAGIVNGTTKDWFVRAAVSQEYADKWRAEVTLTTGKRLVEAQRVTAGYIQLWFDTYVNR, encoded by the coding sequence ATGAAAAAGAAAGTATTAGCCTTAGCAGCAGCTATTACATTAGTAGCACCATTGCAAAGTGTAGCGTTTGCCCATGAAAATGAGGGCGGAAATAAGGTAAGAGTAATTCAATATTGGTCTGCTGAAGATAAACATGCAGAAGGTGTAAACTCCCATTTATGGATTGTCAATCGTGCAATTGATATTATGTCTCGTAATACAACGGTTGTAAAACAAGATCAAGTTGCAGTATTAAATGAATGGCGTACAGAGTTAGAGAATGGTATATATGCTGCTGATTATGAAAACCCTTACTATGATAACAGTACATTTGCTTCTCATTTCTACGAGCCTGATACAGGGAAGACATATATACCTTTTGCTAAGCAGGCAAAAGAAACTGGGGCTAAATATTTTAAACTTGCTGGTGAAGCTTATCAAAAGCAAGATATGAAACAAGCATTCTTCTATTTGGGTTTATCCCTTCATTACTTAGGCGATGTCAATCAACCGATGCATGCAGCAAACTTTACAAATCTTTCTTATCCACAAGGTTTCCACTCCAAATATGAAAATTTTGTAGATACAATAAAAAATAATTATAAAGTGGCTGATGGAAATGGATATTGGAATTGGAAAGGAGTAAATCCTGAAGACTGGATTCATGGAGCGGCTGTAGCTGCTAAGCAAGATTATGCTGGTATTGTAAATGGCACTACAAAAGATTGGTTCGTAAGAGCGGCAGTTTCACAAGAATATGCAGATAAATGGCGTGCAGAAGTTACACTAACAACAGGAAAACGTTTAGTAGAAGCACAGCGTGTCACAGCGGGATATATTCAGCTTTGGTTTGATACGTATGTAAATCGCTAG
- a CDS encoding amino acid deaminase/aldolase — protein MERNIFQKVPLPCAFLDEEALERNIESIVQLCGGKKVRIASKSLRSVPVMKKILASNSCFQGIMCFSPREVIFLIKQGFNDLLLGYPVHDEQALQEISLLTKQGFIITCMVDCIEHIAYLEKIAIETGGRFRICIDIDMSSHFFQFHFGVRRSPIRTTSEALNVIEKAIQSSVLQIDGVMGYEAQIAGVGDDVPKQGFKNKIVSYLKRKSVFEVMERRQSVVRALQEQGITLRFVNGGGTGSIKTTMQDESVTEITIGSAFYSPKLFDYYKDIRFEPAVGFALPIVRQPSQHIYTCLGGGYMASGAVGKDKQPEIWEPSGAKLLALEGAGEVQTPVYYDGSEHLTVGDGMLFRHSKAGELCERFSSLHRIVGNKVIGEYSTYRGDGQCFL, from the coding sequence GTGGAGCGTAACATATTTCAAAAGGTTCCCTTACCATGCGCATTTCTTGATGAAGAAGCGTTAGAAAGAAATATTGAGTCAATTGTTCAATTGTGCGGAGGAAAGAAAGTTCGTATTGCTAGTAAATCGTTACGATCTGTTCCAGTGATGAAGAAAATTTTAGCCTCTAATAGTTGTTTTCAAGGCATTATGTGTTTTTCACCACGAGAAGTAATATTCTTAATAAAACAAGGATTTAATGATTTGTTGCTTGGATATCCTGTACATGATGAACAAGCACTTCAAGAAATTAGTTTGCTTACAAAACAAGGATTTATAATCACTTGTATGGTAGATTGCATAGAACATATTGCTTATTTAGAGAAAATTGCAATAGAAACGGGTGGACGCTTTCGAATTTGTATTGATATCGATATGAGTAGTCATTTTTTTCAGTTTCATTTTGGTGTTAGACGTTCTCCTATACGTACTACCTCTGAGGCTTTAAACGTTATTGAAAAAGCAATTCAATCTTCCGTTTTACAAATAGACGGTGTAATGGGCTATGAGGCACAGATTGCAGGAGTTGGGGACGATGTACCAAAGCAAGGTTTTAAAAATAAAATAGTTTCTTATTTAAAGAGAAAATCTGTATTTGAAGTGATGGAACGTAGACAGAGCGTTGTACGAGCATTGCAAGAACAAGGAATTACACTTCGTTTTGTAAATGGAGGAGGCACAGGAAGTATAAAAACGACAATGCAAGATGAATCCGTTACAGAGATTACAATAGGTTCTGCTTTTTACTCTCCCAAGCTCTTTGATTACTATAAAGATATTAGATTTGAACCAGCTGTTGGCTTTGCGTTGCCGATTGTTAGACAACCAAGCCAACATATATATACTTGCCTCGGTGGCGGATATATGGCTTCAGGAGCAGTTGGGAAAGACAAACAGCCTGAGATTTGGGAGCCAAGTGGGGCAAAGTTGTTAGCTTTAGAGGGAGCTGGAGAAGTACAAACGCCCGTTTATTATGATGGTTCAGAACATCTAACGGTTGGGGATGGTATGTTATTTCGGCATAGTAAAGCCGGAGAACTATGTGAGCGTTTCTCATCGTTACATCGTATTGTAGGTAACAAAGTGATAGGGGAGTATTCAACATACCGGGGGGATGGCCAATGCTTTCTGTAA
- a CDS encoding D-arabinono-1,4-lactone oxidase yields MLSVKGQKWRNWAGNVEGNPQYTMYPKNIQDVIEVVKFAKEQGKRIRVVGSGHSFTPLVQTEEILISLDELQGIVDVDSQSFIVEVWGGTKLYNLGKLLEDKGYAQENLGDIDSQSIAGAISTGTHGTGIQFGSLATQVVEVTAVLASGEIIVCSEKENPEFWKAFQLSLGMLGIIVKVKLKVIPAYSLIYESRKESFSTVINKLEKYKQHRHFEFFVFPYSDDVQVKITNETAEKGIDLKWHKIKTELLENIAFSLLSKGCKWIPSISKGVSRLSAKAVPSTKTIGPSYQIFATSRNVRFYEMEYSVPAQYMKDVVGEIYNLIEKKKFQVHFPIECRYVKGDDIWISPAYRRDSAYIAVHMYKGMKYAAYFTAIEHIFQKYEGRPHWGKMHTMRYEPLQCVYPKLNSFLEVRGKLDPMGMFLNPYVAKMFSIYEKS; encoded by the coding sequence ATGCTTTCTGTAAAAGGGCAGAAATGGAGAAATTGGGCAGGGAATGTAGAAGGGAATCCACAATATACGATGTATCCAAAAAATATACAAGATGTGATAGAAGTAGTAAAGTTTGCAAAGGAACAGGGAAAGAGAATTCGTGTTGTTGGATCAGGACACTCCTTTACACCTCTTGTTCAAACAGAGGAAATTCTAATTTCTTTAGATGAGCTACAAGGGATAGTAGACGTGGATTCACAATCATTCATAGTAGAAGTATGGGGCGGAACAAAGTTATATAACTTAGGAAAACTGCTGGAAGACAAAGGATACGCGCAGGAAAATTTAGGAGATATTGATTCGCAATCTATTGCAGGAGCAATTAGTACAGGAACGCATGGAACAGGTATTCAATTTGGTAGTTTGGCAACACAAGTAGTAGAAGTTACAGCTGTGCTGGCATCTGGAGAAATTATTGTTTGTTCTGAGAAAGAGAACCCTGAATTTTGGAAGGCATTTCAGTTATCTCTGGGTATGCTGGGAATCATTGTAAAAGTTAAATTAAAAGTCATTCCAGCTTATTCACTTATCTATGAAAGCAGAAAGGAATCGTTTTCTACTGTAATAAACAAACTAGAGAAATATAAGCAACATCGTCATTTTGAATTTTTTGTGTTTCCGTATTCAGATGATGTCCAAGTGAAAATTACAAATGAAACAGCAGAGAAAGGGATAGATTTAAAGTGGCATAAGATCAAGACAGAACTACTTGAAAATATAGCTTTTTCATTATTGTCTAAAGGATGCAAGTGGATTCCTTCTATAAGTAAAGGAGTTAGTAGACTGTCAGCAAAGGCAGTGCCGAGTACGAAAACAATTGGTCCAAGTTATCAAATATTTGCTACATCTCGTAATGTTCGTTTTTATGAAATGGAGTATAGTGTCCCAGCGCAGTATATGAAAGATGTAGTAGGGGAAATTTACAACCTCATTGAAAAGAAGAAATTCCAAGTTCATTTTCCAATTGAATGTCGTTATGTAAAGGGAGATGATATATGGATAAGTCCTGCTTATAGAAGAGATTCAGCGTATATCGCTGTGCATATGTATAAAGGAATGAAATATGCTGCGTACTTTACAGCAATAGAACATATTTTTCAAAAGTACGAAGGGCGTCCACATTGGGGGAAAATGCATACAATGCGATATGAACCATTACAATGTGTTTATCCAAAGTTAAACTCTTTCTTGGAAGTTAGAGGAAAGCTAGATCCAATGGGGATGTTTTTAAATCCATATGTAGCAAAAATGTTTTCTATTTATGAAAAAAGCTGA
- a CDS encoding VanZ family protein — MTAYLFPIKTAFILFPFLAMILLIPFLIFNYRKYGYLNKWRSFILYSLLLYLLNAYFLVILPLPQTYDTCSLQPASTQHVQLVPFYFIQEISNHTAAVLAKPATYFYLLKESAFLQVAFNALLTIPIGIYLRYYFRLGFLQTIFFSLCLSLFFEITQVTGLYGIYNCAYRLFDVDDLFLNTLGGAIGYFIAPIFTYFLPKSNELDAHVDLATKPVGFIRRLIALQIDWIFLSIVVPVIKNKGNSIFISSIQSYTNLYELIFTLCAVFIYFIVIPYLTNGKTIGKALLRIHIKGKNERITIKELFIRYGLFYFVLGGMNYILSSSSILNQTNPLTMLIILLFMFSINGLFIIHVLLHVFSRNKLLFYEHISHTRNAITLQKADK; from the coding sequence TTGACAGCTTATTTATTTCCAATTAAAACAGCATTTATTCTATTCCCCTTTTTAGCAATGATTCTATTGATTCCATTTTTAATATTTAATTACAGAAAATATGGCTATTTAAATAAATGGCGTTCATTTATTTTATATTCTTTACTGCTTTACTTGTTAAACGCTTATTTTCTTGTCATCTTACCGCTGCCACAAACCTATGATACATGTAGCTTGCAGCCAGCTAGTACACAGCACGTTCAGCTTGTACCGTTTTATTTCATTCAAGAAATCAGCAACCATACAGCAGCAGTATTAGCCAAACCAGCTACCTATTTCTATTTATTAAAAGAATCTGCTTTTTTACAAGTCGCATTCAATGCACTATTAACGATTCCAATCGGCATATATTTACGTTACTATTTCCGCCTTGGTTTTTTACAAACAATCTTCTTTTCACTTTGTCTCTCACTATTTTTTGAGATAACACAAGTGACTGGATTATACGGTATATACAATTGCGCATATCGTTTATTTGATGTCGATGATTTATTTTTAAATACTCTTGGGGGAGCAATTGGTTATTTCATCGCACCGATATTCACGTACTTCCTTCCTAAATCAAATGAATTAGATGCACATGTCGATTTAGCTACGAAACCAGTTGGATTTATTCGTCGTCTTATCGCACTGCAAATTGATTGGATTTTCTTATCTATTGTTGTGCCAGTTATAAAAAATAAAGGAAATTCTATTTTCATTTCTAGTATCCAGTCTTATACCAATCTATATGAACTTATTTTCACCCTATGTGCGGTCTTCATTTATTTCATCGTCATTCCGTATTTGACGAACGGAAAAACAATTGGTAAAGCGTTGCTTCGTATTCATATAAAAGGTAAAAATGAGCGAATTACCATTAAAGAATTATTTATTCGTTACGGCCTTTTCTATTTTGTTTTAGGTGGAATGAACTATATTCTCTCTAGTAGTTCCATATTGAATCAGACTAATCCATTAACTATGCTCATTATATTACTGTTTATGTTCTCAATTAATGGTCTCTTCATTATACATGTCCTATTACATGTATTTAGTCGAAATAAATTATTATTTTATGAGCATATAAGCCATACACGAAATGCAATTACACTCCAAAAAGCTGACAAATAA